In the genome of Macrobrachium nipponense isolate FS-2020 chromosome 42, ASM1510439v2, whole genome shotgun sequence, one region contains:
- the LOC135213247 gene encoding uncharacterized protein LOC135213247: MESIDYEAYEDDYFANCTSADQNCTTDLSEPLGTNSLIIKIVVKSLLVVLALIGSICTISLLANTTTKYVLSRYVVTRTLAALLSLLTLSFDLVTDYNGSWIFGYVLCLGKNGLSTIAFPVYSGMQVGMCINTYLEESKSTPNSKLRSTAFKITSFISWSFALAIGFFIFKSSEVLGMQPSLACVFGVGQYFFILHDILTMIMPIIVSWVLLGLAVCHKRTQPAAISLEEPASVSSILQKRSKQLSFAITTSFTIFSLVIAVPILMLNFGVEEHIYDYVIKLFSIIHYLVPVHFIIDLALYPIFLRDAYKHLKKVGLSVDDPLVVPLRDV, translated from the coding sequence ATGGAGTCAATAGACTACGAAGCTTATGAAGATGACTACTTCGCCAACTGCACTTCGGCTGACCAGAACTGCACCACAGACTTATCAGAGCCACTGGGAACCAACTCCTTAATAATTAAAATTGTTGTCAAGAGCCTTTTGGTGGTACTAGCACTAATTGGCAGCATCTGTACCATCAGCCTTCTGGCAAACACGACCACAAAGTACGTCCTCAGCAGGTACGTCGTAACCCGTACTCTCGCAGCCCTACTGTCGTTGCTGACGCTGTCTTTCGACCTGGTGACCGACTACAACGGATCGTGGATCTTTGGCTACGTCTTGTGCCTGGGTAAAAACGGTCTATCGACTATAGCATTCCCCGTGTATTCTGGCATGCAAGTCGGTATGTGCATCAACACCTACCTCGAAGAATCCAAGTCAACGCCCAATTCAAAGCTGAGGTCGACAGCTTTCAAGATCACCAGCTTCATTTCATGGTCCTTCGCCCTGGCTATCGGTTTCTTCATCTTCAAGAGTTCAGAAGTTCTAGGGATGCAGCCCTCTTTGGCCTGTGTTTTCGGCGTTGGTCAATACTTCTTTATTCTACATGACATCTTGACAATGATCATGCCAATTATAGTCAGCTGGGTCTTGCTGGGACTAGCTGTGTGCCACAAGAGAACGCAGCCAGCCGCAATTAGCCTAGAAGAGCCAGCTAGCGTCTCCTCGATTCTGCAAAAGCGCTCCAAACAGCTGTCCTTTGCCATAACAACATCCTTCACTATTTTCAGCTTGGTTATTGCTGTGCCTATCCTTATGTTAAACTTTGGTGTGGAGGAGCACATTTACGATTACGTAATTAAACTGTTTTCCATAATACATTATCTGGTCCCTGTGCATTTCATCATTGATTTGGCCCTGTATCCAATCTTCTTGCGAGATGCTTACAAGCATCTGAAGAAGGTGGGACTGTCAGTGGATGATCCCCTTGTGGTACCTCTCAGGGATGTATGA